The following DNA comes from Streptomyces pristinaespiralis.
CTCGCCGCCTCGCGTGCGTCGCCGCCGGGCAAGGAGCCCACGCCGGTCGCGGGGCCCCATCGGAACTCGTTCTTCTCGCTCACCCCGGCAGCGTACGTGTCCCCGCGCTCAGCGCCCCGGCCGCACCGTCAGATCGTTGATCTCCGCGTCGCGCGGCAGGTCCAGGGCGGTCAGGATCGCCGTGGCGACCGATTCGGGGTCGATCCAGCGGGAGGGGTCGTACTCCTTGCCCTCCTGCGAGTGCACCTTGGCCTGCATGGGGCTCGCGGTACGCCCCGGGTAGACGGAGGTGACCCGTACACCGGCGGCGTGCTCCTCGTGCCGCAGGGAGTCGGCGAGGGCCTTCAGTCCGTGCTTGGAGGCGGCGTACGCGGCCCACTCGGCGTGGGCGGCGAGGCCGGCGCCGGAGTTGACGAAGACCACATGGCCCTGGGCGGCCCGCAGTTGGGGAAGGAACAGCCGGGTCAGCTCGGCGGGCGCGATCAGATTCACGTTGAGCTGCTGGCGCCAGGTCTTCGGGCGCAGGTCGCCGACCGGTCCGAGGTCGACGATGCCGGCGATGTGCAGCAGCGAGTCGACGCTCGACGGCATGGACTGCTGCCCGAGGGCCCAGGAGATCCGGTCGGGGTCCGCGAGGTCGGCGACGAGCGTGCCGGCTCCCGGGTAGCGCGCTTCGAATTCCTTGGCCCGGCCCGCGTCCCGCGCGACGAGGACGACATCGTCGCCCCGCTCGTGCAGACGACGGGTGACGGCAGCGCCGATGCCGGATCCGGCGCCGGTGATCAGATGGGTGGTCATGCCCGCCATGCTCGCACTACCGGATGCCGGCGGACTCCTCGAGGTACGCCATGGCGCCGGCGCCGTCCTCGGCGAAGAACACGAGCTCGGTGAGCGGCAGGGGCAGGAAGCCCTCGTCCTCCATCCGCTGGAACTGCTGCTTGAGTCCGTCGTAGAACCCCGCGGCGTTGAGCAGGACGACCGGCTTGGTGTGATGGCCGTGCTTCTTCAGCTCCAGGATCTCCGTCGCCTCGTCGAGCGTCCCGGTGCCACCGACCATGATCACGACGGCGTCGGACCTGGCGAGCAGCAGCGCCTTGCGCTCCGCGAGGTCCTTGGCGATCACCATCTCGTCGGCGTTCGCCCGCGCCTTGGACCGGAGGAACTCGACGGAGACGCCGATCAGCCGCCCGCCGGCCTCCTGCACGCCGTCCGCGACGACCTTCATCAGTCCGCTCTCCGAGCCGCCCCACACCAGTGTGTGACCGCCCTTGCCGATGAGCTCGGCGAACTCGCGGGCGGGGCGGGTGTAGCGCTCGTCGAGATCGGCGGCGGAGAGGAAGACGCAGATGTTCATGCGACCACCGTAAAGGGGGGCACCGACATCCCTTACGGAATTTTTCCGCCGGAGCGATGAGTTCTCACGAGCGGCCCGGTCAGCTCTCTCATGGACACCACCATGAGCGCGGCCGTGATGAAGGCCGAGTCCGCGGACGGCACTCTCATCGCCTACGAACGGCGCGGCGCCGGACCGGCGTTGGTGCTGGTCGGCGGAGCGCTGTGCACGTCCGCGTCGGACGCGCCGCTGGCCGGGCTGCTCGCCCCGCATTTCAGCGTGTTCACGTACGACCGCCGCGGCCGGGGGGCGAGCGGCGACACGGCCCCGTACGCGGTGCGGCGCGAGATCGAGGACCTGGCCGCCGTCATCGGGGCGGCCGGCGGGCGGGCCGCCGTCCACGGCACGTCCTCGGGCGCCGCGCTCGCGCTGCGCGCCGCCGCGGCCGGCCTGCCGATCACCCAACTGTCGCTCTACGAACCTCCGTTCGATACGGAGCCGGCGGCCGGGCAGGGCAGTACCGAGTACGTCGACCGGATGACGGCACTCCTCGCACAGGGGCGGCGGGGCGACGCGCTCGCCGTGTTCATGGCCGCTGTGGGGATGCCCGAGGAAGCCGTGGCCGGGCTCCGTCCGCTGCCGGTGTGGTCCGACATGGAGGCGCTGGCGCACACCTTGGCGTACGACCACGAGGTGATGGGCGACGGCCTGGTGCCGACGTCGCTCCTCGCCTCCGTCACCGCCCGTGTGATGGTGGTCGACGGCGGCGCGAGCCCGGTCGGGATGCGCGACGCCGCACGCGCGGTGGCGACGGCCCTCCCCCGCGGCCGCCACCACACTCTGACGGGCCAGACGCACGAAGTGGCCCCGCACGTCCTGGCGCCGACGCTGATCCGGTTCTTCCACGCGTGAGAGGCGTGAGGGTTCCGCGTCGCACGCGGGCGGACCTGGCCGTAAGTGCCGTGCCATGGCGGCCAGTTCGCGCCGAACCTGCCCTTGATCGCATCTGTAGAGTTCCCGGCATGAGCCGAGTGACCGTCAACGGTGCAGCGATCCACTACAGCGACCAGGGCCCGGCCGACGGCGTGCCCGTCGTCCTCGTCCACGGGCACCCCTTCAACCGCTCCCTCTGGGCGCCCCAGACCGAGGCCCTGACCGCGGCCGGGTACCGCGTGATCACCCCCGACCTGCGGGGTTACGGCGAGAGCGAGGTGGTCCCCGGCAAGACCCTGCTCTCCGACTTCGCCGACGACATCGCGGGCCTCCTCGACCGTCTCGGTCTCGAGCGCGTCGTGGTCGGCGGTGTCTCCATGGGGGGCCAGATCGCGATGGAGTTCCAGCGTTCCTACGCGCCGCGCGTGCGGGCGCTGGTCCTGTCGGACACCTCCCCGGTCGCGGAGACGGAGGAGGGCAAGGCCTTCCGCAACAGCCTCGCCGACCGGCTGCTCGCCGAGGGCATGGACGGGTACGCGGACGAAGTGATCGACAAGATGCTGGCGGCGTACAACGTCACGGCCATGCCGGACGTCGCGGCGCAGGTGCTGACGATGATGCGCACGACGGCACCCGAGGGCGCGGCGGCTGCCCTCCGCGGCCGCGCGGAGCGGCCGGACTACCGGGACACGCTGGCCGCGGTGAAGTCACCGGTGCTGATCGTCGTGGGGACGGACGACGCGTACACCCCTGTCTCCGACGCGGAGGCGATGCGTGACCTGATCCCGCACGCCACGCTCACGGTGATCGAAGACGCGGGCCACCTCCCGGGGGCCGAACAGCCCGCGCGGTTCAACAAGGCGCTGCTGGCGTTCCTCGACGAGCAGGTGGTCCAGGGCACTTCCTGATCCGCCGGGTGCGGCCGGGCGGGACGGGACGACGGCCGGGCGACCGCCGTCGCCCGCTGGCGGCGGGGTGCCTGACCGCCGTCGCTGCGGCGCTGGTTGCCCGACCACGTCACCCGCGGCGGGGCCGCCTGGGCGACCGCCGTCGCCCCCTGCCGAAGGCGCTGACACATCGCCCGCGGCGGGGATGTCGGACCACGTCGGCCCCGACGCGGCCCCCTCGGCGAACCGCCGTCGCCGACGACGGGGCCCTTGAGCCAGGCCACTACCGGCGGTGCCTACCGCCGTCGCCGCGACAGGGACTGCCTGGCGGGGCCGCCTGGGCGACCGCCGTCACCGACGAGAGAGTGTGAGCGAGGGCGTTCCCATCGGCGGCGGGGTGCCTGACCGCCGTCGCCCGCTGCCGAAGGCGCTGCCCGACACATCGCCCGCGGCGGGGATGTCGGACCACGTCGGCCGCGACGCGGCTCCCTCGGCGAACCGCCGTCGCCGACGACAGAGTGTGTGAGCGAGGGCGTTCCCGTCGGCGGCGGGGTGCCTGACCGCCGTCGCCGCGACAGGGGCTGCCCGACCACGTCACCCGCGGCGGAGCCGCCTGGGCGACCGCCGTCGCCGTCCGCGGCGGGACGCCTAGGCGACCGCCGTCGCCCGCCGGGTCGTCGTCGCGAGTGTCGCCGAGCCGACCACCCGCGTGCCGTCGTAGAGGACGACCGCCTGGCCGGGGGCCACGCCGCGGACCGGCTCGGTGAAGGTGACGCGCAGCTCGGAGCCGTCGACCAGCTCGGCCGTCACCTCCGTCTCGCCGCCGTGGGCGCGCAGCTGGGCGGTGTACGTGCCGGGGCCCTCCGGGGCCGCGCCGCACCAGCGGGGCTTGATCGCGGTGAGGGCGGTGACGTCGAGGGCCTCGACCGGGCCGACGGTCACCGTGTTGTTCACCGGGGAGATGTCCAGGACGTAGCGCGGCTTGCCGTCGGGCGCGGGGTGGCCGATGCGCAGGCCCTTGCGCTGCCCGATGGTGAACCCGAAGGCTCCCTCGTGACTGCCGAGCTTCTTGCCCGACTCGTCGACGATGTCGCCCTCCGCGGTGCCGAGGCGGTCCGCCAGGAAGCCCTGGGTGTCGCCGTCGGCGATGAAGCAGATGTCGTGGCTGTCGGGCTTCTTCGCGACCGCGAGCCCGCGCCGCTCGGCCTCCGCCCGGATCTCGTCCTTGGTGGTCAGCGTGTCGCCGAGCGGGAACATCGCGTGCGCGAGCTGCCTCTCGTCGAGGACGCCCAGCACGTACGACTGGTCCTTGGCCATGTCGCTGGCCCGGTGCAGCTCGCGGCTGCCGTCGTCCTTCAGGACGACGGTGGCGTAGTGGCCGGTGCACACCGCGTCGAAGCCGAGCGCGAGGGCCTTGTCGAGCAGCGCGGCGAACTTGATCTTCTCGTTGCAGCGCAGGCACGGGTTGGGCGTGCGGCCCGCCTCGTACTCGGCGATGAAGTCCTCGACCACGTCCTCACGGAAGCGTTCCGCCAGGTCCCACACGTAGAAGGGGATACCGATGACGTCCGCGGCGCGGCGCGCGTCGCGCGAGTCCTCGATGGTGCAGCAGCCACGGGCACCCGTGCGGAAGGACTGCGGGTTCGCGGAGAGCGCCAGGTGCACACCGGTCACATCGTGACCGGCCTCTGCCGCGCGGGCGGCGGCGACGGCGGAGTCCACGCCGCCGGACATGGCGGCGAGGACGCGGAGGGGGCGCTGGGAAGTCTCAGTCATAGCGCTACCAGGGTACGGGTGCCGGGGAACCGAAAGCTCGCGAGTATGCGTTGTGACCGTCATGGGCAGCGAGAAGAAGCACGACGGCGGCAAAAAGCACAGAGTGAGCCGGCGGGCCGTGCTGATCGGCGGCGGGGCGGCGGTCATCGGCGGGGGCGTGCTGGTCGAGGAGGAGCTGCGCCGGCTGTGGCGGGGTATGCCGTGGGTGCGCACTCCGCGCAAGGAGGGCGAGATCGACCACGCGGGCGCGCAGTGGGTCGCCGCCAACGCCGCGAACTGGCGGCTGGCCGACCGGCCCGACGACTACGAGATCGACCGGGTCGTCATCCATGTCGTGCAGGGCAGCTATCCCACCGCGCTCAAGGTCTTCCGGGACCCCCTGCACGGCGCGGCGACCCATTACGTGGTGCGCAAGGACGGCCATGTGGCGCAGATGATCCGCGAGCTGGATGTCGCGTACCACGCCGGAAACCGCTCGTACAACGAGCGCAGCATCGGCATCGAGCACGAGGGCTTCGTGGACCGGCCGCAAAACTTCACCGACGCGATGTACCAGGGCTCGGCGAAACTGACCGCGGACATCTGTGTGCGTCACGGCATACCGGTGGACCGGGAGCACATCGTGGGACATGTCGAGGTCCCGGGGACGGACCACACCGACCCGGGGCCGCACTGGGACTGGCCGAAGTACATGAAGCTGGTCGCGGCGTCGATGCCGGCGGCCCGGCAGGCGGCTGAGGCGGCGGAGAAGACCGCCTGAGCGACGGCGTCCGAGCGCTCGCGCCGGGACGTCGACCCATGCGTCACCTGCTGCGCGCGACGGCGCCGGTGTCACCTTTTCCGCGCGTCGGCTTCGGTGTCGTTCTCCGACGCCGACACCCCGGCGGTCGGCCGCCGGTGACGGTGGAGCTGCCGGGCCACGAACCCCACGATCGCCACGGCGACGACAGGCACCACCTGCCACGGGAGTCCGAGCCACATGGCCGGGAACCCCACGGCGAAACAGGTGCCCAGCATGGTGAAGAACAGCGCCTTGCCGTACCGGCGCCAGGTGAACGGCTCGACGGCTCGGGGCCTGAGGAGCCGCACCGAGCCGAATCCCAGGGCCAGTGCCGCGACGAGCCCCAGGAGAGTGCCCAACGCGGCCGTCATCTGGGACTCGTGCCGGGGTTCCTCGGAGGTGCTCTGCCGTACACCGTCCCTTTCGAGCACGACGATGTCGCCCCGCCACGTGGTGGCCGCGACCTCGTCCCGCGGTCGCAGCACCTGCAGCAGCGGCCCGGGATCACCGAACGACACGGTGACCCCGTTCTCGAAAGGCGCGCCGTTCAGGGTCGCCCGGAAGCTGGAGCTCTTGGAGCCCCTGTCGACCACCACGCGCTCGACGGTGAACGTACCCGTACGCAGGCAGTCCTCCCACCACGGAGCGCTCACGCCGGCGGCACACGGCTCGGCCACCGTGTACTGCCGGTACCGCTCGACCTCGGCAGGCAGCCACTGGGTGAAGAGGAGCCAGCAGGCGATGGCCGGGAGCAGGCCCGCCGCGATCAGCGCCGCACCCGCCAGCCGTGTCCGTCCCGCTGCTCGCCGGCCGGGCCGGCCGGCACCGCTCGGCGCGGCTGCGCCAGGTCCGTCGGATGCGTGGGGCCTGTCCGTCGTCGCCATGTGATGCCTGCCCTTCCACGCCCGCCCCGGCCGAAGGCCCGCGCCACCGCGAGGAGGGATCCGGGCCCGCCGCCACACCTTCTCCCGGCACGGCGCGGGCGGACAACGAGGGCGGCAGGCAGCAGGAGCGCGCGCTCCACTTCCGTGTTCCGGCAACCTCGCCGCCGGCTCGGCAGGGGTCCCGCGAGGGGCTGGCGTCCGAACGAGAGGCCCTAGGTCAGGCCCGCCGTACGCGCCCGCTGGACCGCCGGGCCGATGGCCTGGGCGACCGCTTCCACGTCGGCCTTCGTCGAGGTGTGGCCGAGGCTGAAGCGCAGGGTGCCGCGGGCGAGGTCGGGGTCGGTGCCGGTGGCGAGCAGGACGTGGCTGGGCTGGGCGACGCCGGCGGTGCAGGCGGAGCCGGTGGAGCATTCGATGCCCTGGGCGTCGAGCAGCAGGAGCAGCGAGTCGCCCTCGCATCCGGGGAAGGTGAAGTGCGCGTTGGCGGGGAGCCGGTCGTCCGGGTCACCGCCGAGGACGGCGTCGGGGACGGCGGCCCGCACGGCGCGCACGAGGTCGTCGCGCAGGGAGCCGACGTCGCGGGCGAAGTCCTCGCGGCGCTCGGCGGCCAGCCGGCCGGCCACCGCGAAGGCGGCTATGGCCGGGGCGTCCAGCGTGCCGGAGCGTACGTGGCGTTCCTGGCCGCCGCCGTGCAGGACGGGGACGGGGCTGTACTCACGGCCGAGCAGCAACGCGCCGATGCCGTACGGACCGCCGATCTTGTGACCGGAGACCGTCATCGCGGCGAGCCCCGACGCGGCGAAGTCGACGTCGAGCTGGCCGAACGCCTGGACCGCGTCCGCGTGCAGCGGTACGTCGAACTCCTTGGCCACGGCGGCGAGTTCGACGACCGGCATGACGGTGCCGATCTCGTTGTTGGCCCACATGACGGTGGCGAGGGCCACGTCGTCCGGGTTCCGTCCGACGGCCTCGCGCAACGCCTCGGGGTGGACCCTGCCGTAGGAGTCGACGGGAAGGTACTCGACGGTCGCGCCCTCGTGCTCGGCGAGCCAGTCGACCGCGTCGAGCACGGCGTGGTGCTCGACCGGGCTGGCCAGTACGCGGGTGCGGGCCGGGTCGGCGTCGCGGCGTGCCCAGTACAGGCCCTTGACGGCGAGGTTGTCGGCTTCGGTACCGCCCGAGGTGAAGACGACTTCGCTGGGCCGGGCGCCGAGTGCCTCCGCGAGCGTCTCGCGGGCCTCCTCGACGGTACGGCGGGCCCGTCGCCCGGCCGCGTGGAGTGCGGAGGCGTTGCCGGTGACGGAGAGCTGGGCGGTCATCGCCTCGACGGCCTCCGGCAGCATCGGAGTGGTCGCGGCGTGGTCGAGGTAAGCCATGGTGGCCTCGATTCTACGAGGCTCACCGGGGGGCGCGGACGCGGCGCAGGGGTGCACGGACCTCGGGCCTGCGCTCCGGGCGGGGCGGTGGGGGGCCGGGAGCGGCTCCGTCCCGGCCGGGACCTTCGGCGGGTCAGCCGCCGAAGCCCCAGACGACGGTGCCGTCGACGGTCACGAGCACGGCGAGCACCACGAGGTCGGCGATGCCGAGGGCGAGGCCGAGCAGGGCGCGGCCGCGGCGTGCGGTGCCGCGCCGGAGGGCGAGGGCCGCGAGCACGACGGCGGCGGGGCCGAGCACGATGTTCATGACGAGCAGCCCGACGAGGCCGAGCACGAAGGCCGCGACGGCCATGCCGTCGGCGTCCTTGCGCCGCTCCACCGCGGGGTCG
Coding sequences within:
- a CDS encoding cysteine desulfurase family protein → MAYLDHAATTPMLPEAVEAMTAQLSVTGNASALHAAGRRARRTVEEARETLAEALGARPSEVVFTSGGTEADNLAVKGLYWARRDADPARTRVLASPVEHHAVLDAVDWLAEHEGATVEYLPVDSYGRVHPEALREAVGRNPDDVALATVMWANNEIGTVMPVVELAAVAKEFDVPLHADAVQAFGQLDVDFAASGLAAMTVSGHKIGGPYGIGALLLGREYSPVPVLHGGGQERHVRSGTLDAPAIAAFAVAGRLAAERREDFARDVGSLRDDLVRAVRAAVPDAVLGGDPDDRLPANAHFTFPGCEGDSLLLLLDAQGIECSTGSACTAGVAQPSHVLLATGTDPDLARGTLRFSLGHTSTKADVEAVAQAIGPAVQRARTAGLT
- a CDS encoding N-acetylmuramoyl-L-alanine amidase; translated protein: MGSEKKHDGGKKHRVSRRAVLIGGGAAVIGGGVLVEEELRRLWRGMPWVRTPRKEGEIDHAGAQWVAANAANWRLADRPDDYEIDRVVIHVVQGSYPTALKVFRDPLHGAATHYVVRKDGHVAQMIRELDVAYHAGNRSYNERSIGIEHEGFVDRPQNFTDAMYQGSAKLTADICVRHGIPVDREHIVGHVEVPGTDHTDPGPHWDWPKYMKLVAASMPAARQAAEAAEKTA
- a CDS encoding alpha/beta fold hydrolase, which encodes MSAAVMKAESADGTLIAYERRGAGPALVLVGGALCTSASDAPLAGLLAPHFSVFTYDRRGRGASGDTAPYAVRREIEDLAAVIGAAGGRAAVHGTSSGAALALRAAAAGLPITQLSLYEPPFDTEPAAGQGSTEYVDRMTALLAQGRRGDALAVFMAAVGMPEEAVAGLRPLPVWSDMEALAHTLAYDHEVMGDGLVPTSLLASVTARVMVVDGGASPVGMRDAARAVATALPRGRHHTLTGQTHEVAPHVLAPTLIRFFHA
- the mnmA gene encoding tRNA 2-thiouridine(34) synthase MnmA, with product MTETSQRPLRVLAAMSGGVDSAVAAARAAEAGHDVTGVHLALSANPQSFRTGARGCCTIEDSRDARRAADVIGIPFYVWDLAERFREDVVEDFIAEYEAGRTPNPCLRCNEKIKFAALLDKALALGFDAVCTGHYATVVLKDDGSRELHRASDMAKDQSYVLGVLDERQLAHAMFPLGDTLTTKDEIRAEAERRGLAVAKKPDSHDICFIADGDTQGFLADRLGTAEGDIVDESGKKLGSHEGAFGFTIGQRKGLRIGHPAPDGKPRYVLDISPVNNTVTVGPVEALDVTALTAIKPRWCGAAPEGPGTYTAQLRAHGGETEVTAELVDGSELRVTFTEPVRGVAPGQAVVLYDGTRVVGSATLATTTRRATAVA
- a CDS encoding LOG family protein, whose translation is MNICVFLSAADLDERYTRPAREFAELIGKGGHTLVWGGSESGLMKVVADGVQEAGGRLIGVSVEFLRSKARANADEMVIAKDLAERKALLLARSDAVVIMVGGTGTLDEATEILELKKHGHHTKPVVLLNAAGFYDGLKQQFQRMEDEGFLPLPLTELVFFAEDGAGAMAYLEESAGIR
- a CDS encoding alpha/beta fold hydrolase, which gives rise to MSRVTVNGAAIHYSDQGPADGVPVVLVHGHPFNRSLWAPQTEALTAAGYRVITPDLRGYGESEVVPGKTLLSDFADDIAGLLDRLGLERVVVGGVSMGGQIAMEFQRSYAPRVRALVLSDTSPVAETEEGKAFRNSLADRLLAEGMDGYADEVIDKMLAAYNVTAMPDVAAQVLTMMRTTAPEGAAAALRGRAERPDYRDTLAAVKSPVLIVVGTDDAYTPVSDAEAMRDLIPHATLTVIEDAGHLPGAEQPARFNKALLAFLDEQVVQGTS
- a CDS encoding SDR family oxidoreductase, producing the protein MTTHLITGAGSGIGAAVTRRLHERGDDVVLVARDAGRAKEFEARYPGAGTLVADLADPDRISWALGQQSMPSSVDSLLHIAGIVDLGPVGDLRPKTWRQQLNVNLIAPAELTRLFLPQLRAAQGHVVFVNSGAGLAAHAEWAAYAASKHGLKALADSLRHEEHAAGVRVTSVYPGRTASPMQAKVHSQEGKEYDPSRWIDPESVATAILTALDLPRDAEINDLTVRPGR